Proteins co-encoded in one Streptomyces roseochromogenus subsp. oscitans DS 12.976 genomic window:
- a CDS encoding lytic polysaccharide monooxygenase auxiliary activity family 9 protein, protein MRGKLGAVIVGLGVLGASALATGSASSHGYISQPPSRQALCAEGTVSDCGDIQYEPQSVEGPKGFPETGPPDGAICSGGNSRFAQLDDPRGGQWPATQLTGGQTYDFTWTFTARHATTDFEYFVSNDSYDPTKPLTRAELQPQPFLTVPYDGEPPSSDTVTQQGTVPTGLTGKHLILAVWNIADTGNAFYACSDVQF, encoded by the coding sequence ATGCGCGGAAAGCTCGGTGCGGTGATCGTCGGACTCGGTGTGCTTGGGGCCTCCGCGCTGGCCACCGGTAGTGCGAGCAGTCATGGGTACATCAGTCAGCCACCCAGCCGGCAGGCGCTGTGTGCCGAGGGGACCGTGAGTGACTGCGGGGACATCCAGTACGAACCGCAGAGCGTCGAAGGGCCAAAAGGGTTCCCGGAAACGGGGCCGCCGGACGGCGCCATATGCAGCGGCGGGAACAGTCGGTTCGCGCAGCTCGATGACCCACGGGGCGGGCAGTGGCCCGCCACCCAGCTCACCGGTGGACAGACCTACGACTTCACCTGGACCTTCACCGCCCGGCACGCCACCACAGACTTCGAGTACTTCGTCAGCAACGACAGCTACGACCCCACCAAGCCGCTGACCCGCGCGGAACTGCAACCACAGCCCTTCCTGACCGTCCCGTACGACGGCGAGCCGCCGTCCAGTGACACCGTAACCCAGCAGGGCACCGTCCCCACCGGGCTCACCGGCAAGCACCTCATCCTCGCGGTGTGGAACATCGCCGACACCGGCAACGCCTTCTACGCCTGCTCCGACGTGCAGTTCTAA